One Cryptosporangium phraense DNA segment encodes these proteins:
- a CDS encoding LLM class flavin-dependent oxidoreductase, translated as MTDYGHELLFGTFLTPTAEAPERVVALAQLTEQAGLDLASFQDHPYQSRFLDTWTLLSVVAARTSTLRVVPNVLNLPLRPPAVLAKSVASLDLLTGGRIELGLGSGAFWEGIAALGGRKLTPGQAVDALEEGIEVLRAFWAPGGSVRLPGDYYPVNGAHAGPAPVHDVGIWLGAYKKRMLALTGRVADGWLPSAPYAAPDALPAMNAIIDAAAQEAGRSPGAIRRLYNIGPDFGAEQLAELALEQGISGFITMGDDPDVVRRFAAEIVPAVRDLVDTERARRAATPPADRAAPAATSSATGSAAAPAAAAVGPGPRGAAGASAATSARPVGGPPPGLGVTPTVDDGVRLSSVRLWDEGERPTGPVPDPGLTYTAAQRAAGQHLIDVHDHLRQELATVRDLVEQVADGLTDAGAARSAINAMTMRQNNWTLGTYCESYCRVVTTHHTLEDMALFPRLTRADVALTPVVDRLAAEHVVIHEVLERVDRALVGLVTDEKSIADVRDAVDLLTDTLLSHLSYEERELVEPLARHGVM; from the coding sequence ATGACCGACTACGGGCACGAGTTGCTGTTCGGGACGTTCCTCACGCCGACCGCGGAGGCGCCCGAGCGGGTCGTCGCGCTGGCGCAGCTCACCGAGCAGGCCGGGCTCGACCTGGCGTCGTTCCAGGACCACCCGTACCAGTCGCGGTTCCTCGACACCTGGACGCTGCTGTCGGTGGTCGCGGCCCGGACGTCGACGCTGCGGGTCGTGCCCAACGTGCTGAACCTGCCGCTGCGGCCGCCGGCCGTGCTGGCCAAGAGCGTGGCGTCGCTGGACCTGCTCACCGGCGGGCGGATCGAGCTCGGCCTCGGGTCGGGCGCGTTCTGGGAGGGGATCGCGGCGCTCGGCGGGCGCAAGCTGACGCCCGGCCAGGCCGTGGACGCGCTCGAGGAGGGCATCGAGGTGCTGCGGGCGTTCTGGGCGCCGGGCGGGTCGGTGCGCCTGCCCGGCGACTACTACCCGGTCAACGGTGCGCACGCCGGGCCGGCGCCGGTCCACGACGTCGGGATCTGGCTCGGGGCGTACAAGAAGCGGATGCTCGCGCTGACCGGGCGGGTGGCCGACGGGTGGCTGCCCAGTGCTCCGTACGCGGCTCCGGACGCGCTGCCGGCGATGAACGCGATCATCGACGCGGCGGCGCAGGAGGCCGGGCGCTCTCCGGGGGCGATCCGGCGGCTCTACAACATCGGCCCCGACTTCGGGGCCGAGCAGCTGGCCGAGCTCGCGCTCGAGCAGGGGATCAGCGGGTTCATCACGATGGGGGACGACCCGGACGTGGTCCGGCGATTCGCCGCCGAGATCGTGCCGGCCGTCCGCGACCTGGTCGACACCGAACGAGCCCGCCGCGCAGCCACCCCACCCGCCGACCGCGCCGCGCCCGCCGCGACCAGCTCCGCGACCGGCTCCGCCGCCGCGCCCGCCGCGGCGGCCGTCGGGCCGGGCCCCCGCGGCGCCGCCGGGGCCAGTGCCGCGACCTCGGCCCGGCCGGTCGGTGGGCCGCCTCCGGGTCTCGGGGTGACGCCCACCGTCGACGACGGCGTGCGGCTCTCGAGCGTCCGACTGTGGGACGAAGGGGAACGGCCCACCGGGCCGGTGCCCGACCCGGGCCTCACCTACACCGCGGCCCAGCGGGCCGCCGGCCAGCACCTGATCGACGTGCACGACCACCTGCGCCAGGAGCTCGCGACCGTCCGCGACCTGGTCGAGCAGGTCGCCGACGGCCTCACCGACGCCGGAGCCGCGCGCTCGGCGATCAACGCGATGACGATGCGCCAGAACAACTGGACGCTCGGCACCTACTGCGAGTCGTACTGCCGGGTCGTGACCACCCACCACACGCTCGAGGACATGGCGCTGTTCCCGCGCCTCACCCGGGCCGACGTCGCCCTCACCCCGGTCGTCGACCGGCTGGCCGCCGAGCACGTCGTGATCCACGAGGTGCTCGAACGCGTCGACCGCGCGCTGGTCGGCCTGGTCACCGACGAGAAGTCGATCGCCGACGTCCGGGACGCGGTCGACCTCCTCACCGACACGCTGCTCTCGCACCTCTCCTACGAAGAGCGCGAACTGGTCGAGCCGCTGGCCCGCCACGGCGTGATGTGA
- a CDS encoding STAS domain-containing protein encodes MVDTLYGPGVLDVARVVEEDQCYALFLLTGDIDEIVAPRLLEQLVTAARLPEIDLVIVDLIRVDFCGASGANCLDAAHRAAGRHGAELVLTRPSQFVRRVLQITGLAHLVADE; translated from the coding sequence GTGGTTGACACTCTCTACGGCCCTGGCGTACTGGATGTTGCCCGTGTCGTCGAGGAGGACCAGTGCTACGCGCTGTTCCTGCTGACCGGGGACATCGACGAGATCGTCGCGCCGCGGCTGCTCGAGCAGCTGGTGACCGCGGCCCGGCTCCCGGAGATCGACCTGGTGATCGTCGACCTGATCCGGGTCGACTTCTGCGGGGCGTCCGGCGCGAACTGCCTGGACGCGGCTCATCGCGCGGCCGGGCGTCACGGGGCCGAGCTCGTCCTGACCCGCCCGTCGCAGTTCGTCCGCCGGGTCCTGCAGATCACCGGGTTGGCCCACCTCGTCGCGGACGAGTGA
- a CDS encoding P1 family peptidase → MDPLLRTPSGRPRARALGVPLPGTPGRWNALTDVAGLEVGYTTLIEGDDVRTGVTAIHPRGRDGTGVPCAAGRHSFNGNGEMTGTAWISESGALTGPIAITNTHAVGPVHQGVLEWITATHPSITEQWVLPVVAETYDGDLNDINGGHVRPEHAIAALDGARIGPVDEGSVGGGTGMICHGFKGGSGTASRLVGYGDDRYTVAAFVQANYGARRELTVAGVRIGEQLAAARPDLVAGPRPAPPGAGSIIVVLATDAPLLPQQCGALARRATLGVGRSGTSGSHFSGDLFLAFSTSNAGALTSTFDGPDEYEQLRFVPWGRIDRFFEAAVQAVEEAVLNVLVANEDMVGRGGYRVPALPHDAVRAAARTAHGASL, encoded by the coding sequence ATGGACCCTTTGTTGCGGACCCCGTCCGGCCGGCCCCGCGCCCGGGCGCTCGGCGTACCGCTGCCCGGGACGCCGGGCCGCTGGAACGCGCTGACCGACGTCGCCGGGCTCGAGGTCGGCTACACGACGCTGATCGAGGGCGACGACGTCCGCACCGGCGTCACCGCGATCCACCCGCGCGGCCGCGACGGCACCGGGGTCCCCTGCGCGGCCGGCCGGCACTCGTTCAACGGCAACGGCGAGATGACCGGCACCGCCTGGATCAGCGAGAGCGGCGCGCTGACCGGCCCGATCGCGATCACGAACACGCACGCGGTCGGCCCGGTGCACCAGGGCGTCCTGGAGTGGATCACCGCGACCCACCCGTCGATCACCGAGCAGTGGGTCCTGCCGGTCGTGGCCGAGACCTACGACGGCGACCTGAACGACATCAACGGCGGCCATGTCCGCCCCGAACACGCGATCGCCGCCCTCGACGGCGCCCGGATCGGCCCGGTCGACGAGGGCAGCGTCGGCGGCGGCACCGGCATGATCTGCCACGGCTTCAAGGGCGGCTCGGGCACCGCGTCGCGGCTGGTCGGCTACGGCGACGACCGCTACACCGTCGCCGCGTTCGTCCAGGCCAACTACGGCGCCCGGCGGGAGCTGACCGTGGCCGGCGTCCGGATCGGCGAGCAGCTGGCCGCAGCGCGGCCCGACCTCGTGGCCGGGCCCCGGCCGGCGCCACCCGGTGCCGGGTCGATCATCGTCGTGCTCGCGACCGACGCCCCGCTGCTCCCACAGCAGTGCGGCGCGCTGGCCCGCCGGGCCACGCTCGGCGTCGGCCGCTCGGGCACCAGCGGCAGCCACTTCTCCGGCGACCTGTTCCTTGCGTTCTCGACGTCCAACGCCGGTGCCCTGACCAGCACGTTCGACGGCCCGGACGAGTACGAGCAGCTCCGCTTCGTGCCCTGGGGGCGGATCGACCGCTTCTTCGAGGCGGCCGTGCAGGCGGTCGAGGAGGCGGTGCTGAACGTCCTGGTCGCGAACGAAGACATGGTTGGCCGCGGTGGCTACCGCGTCCCCGCGCTACCTCACGATGCGGTCCGGGCTGCCGCGCGCACGGCACACGGTGCTAGCCTTTAG
- a CDS encoding NAD(P)/FAD-dependent oxidoreductase, with amino-acid sequence MRDLLVVGGGPAGLVTALLAARRGLSAVVLEPRRGPIDKACGEGLMPGAAALLAELGVEVPGLPFRGIHYADATRSVDALFRTGPGRGVRRTALHTALSDAVARAGIEVVPVAAGEVTQDADSVSAGGVRARYLAAADGLHSPIRRRLGLQRPSRGPARHGLRRHYATAPWSDLVEVHWARGAEAYVTPVAPDLVGVAILTADRGPFEGQLARFPALAERLRAGARAAGPAGADAGGAGAGVGGAGAGVGGGRGAVRGAGPLHQRVSARVAGRVLLVGDAAGYIDALTGEGLAVAWASAAELVDCVARNAPAEYERRWRRASRRYRVLTGGLLAARNQPLVARAIVPAAARLPRVFAAVVNQLAR; translated from the coding sequence ATGAGAGACCTGCTCGTCGTCGGCGGCGGCCCGGCGGGCCTGGTCACCGCGTTGCTCGCGGCGCGGCGCGGGTTGTCCGCCGTCGTCCTGGAGCCCCGCCGTGGTCCGATCGACAAGGCCTGTGGCGAGGGTCTGATGCCGGGTGCGGCCGCGTTGCTGGCCGAGCTCGGCGTCGAGGTTCCCGGCCTGCCTTTCCGCGGCATCCACTACGCGGACGCGACGCGCAGCGTCGACGCGCTGTTCCGGACCGGCCCGGGACGGGGCGTCCGCCGGACCGCACTGCACACGGCGTTGTCGGACGCGGTGGCGCGGGCCGGAATCGAGGTCGTGCCGGTCGCCGCCGGGGAGGTGACCCAGGATGCCGACTCGGTGAGCGCCGGCGGGGTGCGGGCCCGGTACCTGGCCGCGGCCGACGGGCTGCACTCGCCGATCCGGCGGAGGCTCGGGTTGCAGCGGCCGTCGCGGGGACCGGCGCGGCACGGGTTGCGGCGGCACTACGCGACCGCGCCCTGGAGTGACCTGGTCGAGGTGCACTGGGCCCGGGGCGCGGAGGCGTACGTGACGCCGGTGGCTCCGGATCTCGTCGGGGTGGCGATCCTGACCGCGGACCGGGGGCCGTTCGAGGGCCAGCTGGCCCGGTTCCCGGCGTTGGCCGAGCGTCTGAGGGCGGGCGCGCGGGCCGCGGGGCCCGCGGGGGCGGACGCGGGCGGCGCGGGGGCGGGAGTGGGCGGCGCGGGGGCGGGAGTGGGCGGCGGAAGGGGCGCGGTGCGGGGGGCCGGGCCGTTGCATCAGCGGGTGTCGGCGCGGGTCGCCGGGCGGGTCCTGCTGGTCGGCGACGCGGCCGGGTACATCGACGCGCTCACCGGCGAGGGGCTGGCCGTGGCCTGGGCCAGCGCGGCCGAGCTGGTCGACTGCGTCGCCCGGAACGCTCCGGCCGAGTACGAACGACGCTGGCGCCGGGCGTCGCGCCGCTACCGGGTCCTGACCGGCGGGCTCCTGGCCGCCCGCAACCAGCCCCTGGTCGCCCGGGCGATCGTCCCCGCCGCCGCCCGTCTCCCCCGGGTCTTCGCCGCCGTGGTGAACCAGCTCGCGCGATGA
- a CDS encoding isoprenylcysteine carboxyl methyltransferase family protein, giving the protein MVTYTLLVLVVGLERVAELVVAVRNKRWMFERGGREYGQGHYPFMVVLHTGFLAACIVEAFHRPFLPWLGWPMLVLAVAAQGLRWWCIRTLGPQWNTKIIVAPGMPLVTGGPYRWFRHPNYVAVVVEGFALPLIHTAWLTALVFTVLNAALLTVRIRAEDAALQSA; this is encoded by the coding sequence GTGGTGACCTACACGCTCCTCGTCCTGGTGGTCGGCCTCGAGCGGGTCGCCGAGCTGGTCGTCGCCGTGCGCAACAAGCGCTGGATGTTCGAGCGCGGCGGGCGCGAGTACGGCCAGGGCCACTACCCGTTCATGGTCGTGCTGCACACCGGGTTCCTGGCCGCGTGCATCGTCGAGGCCTTCCACCGGCCGTTCCTGCCCTGGCTGGGCTGGCCGATGCTGGTGCTCGCGGTGGCGGCCCAGGGGCTGCGCTGGTGGTGCATCCGGACCCTGGGTCCGCAGTGGAACACCAAGATCATCGTGGCGCCGGGGATGCCGCTGGTCACCGGCGGTCCGTACCGCTGGTTCCGGCACCCGAACTACGTGGCGGTCGTCGTCGAGGGGTTCGCGCTGCCGCTGATCCACACCGCCTGGCTCACCGCGCTGGTGTTCACCGTGTTGAACGCGGCCCTGCTCACGGTGCGGATCCGGGCCGAGGACGCGGCTCTCCAGTCGGCATGA
- a CDS encoding type III polyketide synthase produces the protein MTQLAAVHGVLPDHRYPQAELTDLFAEVGRLDDTQRRFLERVHGAAGVQTRHLVLPIDEYRTLKTFDAANDAFLTGAVDLGCRAITGALADAGLEPGDVDAIIAVTSTGLAIPSLDAHIAGRLGLREDVKRTPVVGLGCAAGAVGLSRLHDYVRAWPDQVAVLVVIELCSLTVQYDDRSATNLVASGLFGDGAAAVVAVGGSGPGPEVTATRSALYAGTLRTMGFDVGASGLKVVLGTEVPSLAEQHLRRNVDQFLGDHGLTRRDITTWVSHPGGPKVLEAIESGLELPEGALGASWSSLRRVGNISSASVLHILEDTLRDRTPERGTPGLLLAMGPGFSAELVLLQW, from the coding sequence ATGACGCAGCTGGCCGCGGTTCACGGCGTCCTGCCCGACCACCGATACCCGCAAGCCGAGCTCACCGACCTCTTCGCCGAAGTCGGCCGGCTGGACGACACCCAACGGCGGTTCCTGGAACGCGTGCACGGCGCCGCCGGCGTCCAGACTCGACACCTGGTGCTCCCGATCGACGAGTACCGCACGCTGAAGACGTTCGACGCGGCCAACGACGCGTTCCTGACCGGCGCGGTCGACCTGGGCTGCCGGGCGATCACCGGGGCGCTGGCCGACGCCGGGCTGGAGCCCGGTGACGTCGACGCGATCATCGCGGTCACCTCCACCGGCCTGGCCATTCCCTCGCTGGACGCTCACATCGCGGGCCGGCTCGGCCTGCGCGAGGACGTCAAGCGGACCCCGGTGGTCGGCCTGGGCTGCGCCGCCGGGGCGGTCGGCCTGTCCCGGCTGCACGACTACGTCCGGGCCTGGCCCGACCAGGTCGCGGTGCTGGTCGTGATCGAGCTCTGCTCGCTGACCGTCCAGTACGACGACCGGTCGGCCACCAACCTGGTCGCGAGTGGCCTGTTCGGCGACGGCGCCGCGGCCGTGGTGGCGGTCGGTGGTTCCGGCCCCGGTCCGGAGGTGACCGCCACCCGCAGCGCGCTCTACGCCGGCACGCTGCGCACGATGGGGTTCGACGTCGGCGCCAGCGGGCTCAAGGTCGTCCTCGGCACCGAGGTGCCGTCGCTGGCCGAACAGCACCTGAGACGCAACGTCGACCAGTTCCTCGGCGACCACGGGCTCACCCGCCGGGACATCACGACCTGGGTCTCGCACCCGGGCGGCCCGAAGGTGCTCGAAGCGATCGAGTCCGGGTTGGAGCTCCCGGAGGGCGCGCTCGGCGCCAGCTGGAGCTCGCTGCGCCGGGTCGGCAACATCTCGTCGGCGTCCGTGCTGCACATTCTGGAAGACACCCTGCGCGACCGGACCCCGGAGCGCGGCACCCCCGGACTGTTGTTGGCGATGGGCCCCGGATTCTCCGCCGAACTGGTACTGCTCCAGTGGTGA
- a CDS encoding organic hydroperoxide resistance protein yields MSALYTAIATADGNGRNGRTRTNDGQLDVQLAFPKELGGSGAGSNPEQLFAAGYAACFSSALGLIAGQKKLDVTDHSVTAEVGLNPTDAGGFALSVTLRVELPEALQGDAGRELVEAAHQVCPYSNATRGNIDVNLVVE; encoded by the coding sequence ATGTCAGCCCTCTACACCGCAATCGCCACCGCCGACGGCAACGGGCGAAACGGTCGGACGCGCACCAATGACGGGCAGCTCGACGTCCAGCTCGCGTTCCCGAAGGAGCTGGGCGGCAGCGGCGCCGGCTCGAACCCCGAGCAGCTGTTCGCGGCCGGCTACGCCGCCTGCTTCTCCAGCGCGCTCGGCCTGATCGCCGGCCAGAAGAAGCTCGACGTCACCGACCACTCGGTCACGGCCGAGGTCGGCCTCAACCCGACCGACGCCGGTGGCTTCGCACTCTCGGTGACGCTCCGCGTCGAGCTCCCCGAGGCCCTCCAGGGCGACGCCGGCCGCGAACTCGTCGAGGCCGCTCACCAGGTGTGCCCGTACTCGAACGCCACCCGCGGCAACATCGACGTAAACCTCGTCGTCGAGTGA